TCAGCGACGAAATTACCGTGGAAGGCGACAAGGAGTACTGGTATCCGCTGTGGCCCGACCGTCCCGGCTACCACCCCTGGGAGTAGGACGACGCGCTCTTTCCCCTTTCCCATCTAAAACTCCCGATTCCGTCTCGAACGACACCGCTGCCGTCCCACACTTTCACTTTCACTCTGGTGTTAACGAGGCTTTATACCCCCGGACGCACAAGGCACGTCCATGTCCGCAAGTGAGGACCTCGAAGAGCTGCCGGGTGTCGGTCCGGCGACAGCAGAGAAACTCGAAGACAACGGCTACGATTCATACCAGGGGATTGCGGTCGCCTCCCCCGGCGAACTGTCGAACACGGCCGACATCGGCGAGTCGTCGGCAGCCGACATCATTCAGGCCGCCCGCGAAGCGGCCGATATCGGTGGGTTCGAAACCGGGTCGACGGTGCTCGAACGCCGCGAGCAGATTGGGAAGCTCTCCTGGGGCGTCGACGAGGTCGACGACCTGCTCGGCGGCGGCGTCGAGACCCAGTCCATCACCGAGGTGTACGGCGAGTTCGGGGCCGGCAAGTCCCAGGTAACCCACCAGCTCTCGGTCAACGTCCAGTTACCGGCCGAACACGGCGGACTGGAAGGCAGCGCCATCTTCGTCGACTCCGAGGACACGTTCCGACCGGAGCGTATCGAACAGATGGTCAAGGGCCTCGCCGACGAGGTACTGGCAGACACGATGGTCCTCCACGGCATCGTTGAGGAGGGGGACGACGCAGACCCGACCGATGAGGACCTGCTCGATGACCTCGTCGCCTCCGTGCTGGAGAAGATCCACGTCGCGAAGGCGTTCAACTCCAACCACCAGATTCTCCTGGCCGAGAAGGCCCAGGAAATCGCAAGCGAGAGCCAGGACGAGGAGTTCCCCGTCCGCCTGCTCGCCGTCGACTCGCTGACCGCCCACTTCCGCGCCGAGTACGTCGGGCGTGGCGAACTCGCCGACCGCCAGCAGAAGCTCAACAAGCACCTCCACGACCTGATGCGGGTCGGCGACCTCAACAACACCGCCGTCGTCGTCACGAACCAGGTCGCCTCCAACCCGGACTCCTTCTTCGGCGACCCGACCCAGCCCATCGGTGGCAACATCCTCGGCCACACCTCCACGTTCCGAATGTACCTCCGCAAGTCCAAGGGGAACAAGCGCATCGTCAAACTCGTCGACGCGCCGAACCTCCCAGACGGCGAGGGCGTCATGCGC
The genomic region above belongs to Haloarcula hispanica ATCC 33960 and contains:
- the radA gene encoding DNA repair and recombination protein RadA, with translation MSASEDLEELPGVGPATAEKLEDNGYDSYQGIAVASPGELSNTADIGESSAADIIQAAREAADIGGFETGSTVLERREQIGKLSWGVDEVDDLLGGGVETQSITEVYGEFGAGKSQVTHQLSVNVQLPAEHGGLEGSAIFVDSEDTFRPERIEQMVKGLADEVLADTMVLHGIVEEGDDADPTDEDLLDDLVASVLEKIHVAKAFNSNHQILLAEKAQEIASESQDEEFPVRLLAVDSLTAHFRAEYVGRGELADRQQKLNKHLHDLMRVGDLNNTAVVVTNQVASNPDSFFGDPTQPIGGNILGHTSTFRMYLRKSKGNKRIVKLVDAPNLPDGEGVMRVEEDGLLNE